A window of the Bdellovibrio svalbardensis genome harbors these coding sequences:
- a CDS encoding clostripain-related cysteine peptidase: MNQLLSHVFVCLLLLLSTSYSHAAEPVKEWNFLVFINGVNNLDSYGPLNINQMEEVGSSEKMNILVQWGSYTNPNVTRLLVKKDNDKANVTSPIVQNLGGADMGDWKELVRFVEWSQQNYPAKHYFIVVWDHGSGWHIVKANNKGAHIQDISQDDRTGNFITTEQLALAMNESAKIIGHKVDIYASDACSMGMVEIASEMQEDVQYYIGSQDIEPGEGWPYSTFLTKWSSQVESLSAKQVAVLLSKEFMAAYDGGIYGKKPVTMSVYDLSQISNYEQAFKQVGQDLSRLSPADLVKANKAASDTKYFSVWDYRDSLDFLFQLEKNGITAASFAKLRAAQNNFVITNDQTQDNNTWGVSVWLPVDNDDYSEHAQRYEGLKFQKNSGWGVFLKRMILK; encoded by the coding sequence ATGAATCAGCTGTTGTCGCACGTTTTTGTATGTCTTCTTTTGCTTCTCAGCACGTCCTACTCGCATGCCGCTGAACCTGTGAAGGAATGGAACTTCCTGGTCTTCATCAATGGCGTTAACAATCTGGATAGTTACGGCCCTCTGAATATCAATCAAATGGAAGAAGTTGGGTCTTCAGAAAAAATGAATATTCTGGTGCAGTGGGGTTCTTATACAAATCCCAACGTCACAAGACTTCTGGTTAAAAAAGACAACGATAAAGCCAATGTCACCTCGCCTATCGTGCAAAACCTGGGCGGCGCCGACATGGGCGACTGGAAAGAACTCGTTCGTTTTGTAGAGTGGTCACAACAAAATTATCCAGCAAAACATTACTTCATTGTGGTTTGGGATCATGGCAGCGGCTGGCATATTGTAAAGGCCAACAACAAGGGTGCACATATCCAGGATATCTCGCAGGATGACCGCACTGGAAATTTCATTACCACCGAACAACTGGCACTAGCCATGAATGAGTCTGCCAAAATCATCGGCCACAAAGTGGATATCTATGCGTCCGATGCCTGCTCGATGGGGATGGTGGAAATTGCTTCTGAAATGCAAGAGGATGTTCAGTATTACATCGGCTCTCAAGATATTGAGCCCGGCGAAGGATGGCCGTACAGCACGTTCTTAACCAAATGGTCTTCGCAAGTGGAATCCCTCAGCGCAAAGCAAGTCGCAGTTCTTCTTTCGAAAGAATTCATGGCCGCCTACGATGGTGGAATTTATGGCAAAAAACCTGTGACGATGTCTGTTTATGACCTGTCACAAATTTCCAACTACGAGCAAGCTTTCAAACAAGTGGGCCAAGATTTAAGCCGTTTGAGCCCTGCTGATCTTGTAAAAGCAAACAAAGCGGCTTCAGACACCAAGTACTTTTCAGTCTGGGACTACCGGGATTCTTTGGATTTCCTATTTCAATTGGAAAAAAATGGCATCACGGCTGCTTCCTTCGCGAAGCTTCGTGCTGCTCAAAACAACTTCGTTATCACCAATGACCAAACTCAAGATAACAACACCTGGGGTGTTTCAGTTTGGCTGCCCGTCGATAATGACGACTACAGTGAACACGCTCAACGCTACGAAGGTCTGAAGTTTCAAAAAAATTCAGGCTGGGGCGTTTTCTTAAAACGTATGATTCTGAAGTAG
- a CDS encoding PhoH family protein — MSKAKRRKIVIDTNVILFDSQAILRFGEADVHIPISVIEEIDKFKRDQGENGRNARQFSRFIDVLRAKGPLASGVQIENSETMVYINTDLMLAGMPSELDHQKADNRILNTALALQKQHPRYKVELISKDINLRIKADVYGVIAKDYETNDINRDDLYEGYQEIMVSSEQIDQFYKEKRFATEVKLYGNQYVIMKDQANPNHSAIGRYSLAEKAIVPLNQAADSIWGIHARNVEQAFALDCLLNDEIMFVSLVGKAGTGKTLMAIAAGLHKTLDQGQFQRLLVSRPIFPMGRDIGYLPGDIEQKLNPWMQPIFDNVEFLMGSDKKAAGRAQELINQGMLNIEPLTYIRGRSIPKQYLIVDEAQNLTPHEIKTIVTRAGKGTKVVLTGDVYQIDNPYVDSANSGLTYAVERFKGHPIAAHVTLTKGERSELAELAANIL; from the coding sequence TTGAGTAAAGCAAAGCGCAGAAAAATTGTAATTGATACCAATGTGATCCTTTTCGACTCTCAGGCCATCTTGCGTTTCGGAGAAGCTGATGTTCACATCCCTATCTCCGTTATCGAAGAAATTGATAAATTCAAAAGAGACCAAGGTGAAAACGGACGCAATGCGCGTCAGTTCAGCCGCTTCATCGACGTCCTTCGCGCGAAGGGTCCTTTGGCAAGTGGTGTGCAAATCGAAAACTCTGAAACAATGGTTTACATCAACACAGATTTGATGCTTGCCGGAATGCCTTCAGAGTTGGATCACCAAAAAGCAGACAACCGTATTTTGAATACGGCGCTGGCTTTGCAAAAACAACATCCCCGCTACAAAGTGGAATTGATTTCTAAAGACATCAATCTACGTATTAAAGCGGACGTTTACGGTGTGATCGCAAAAGACTACGAAACCAATGATATTAATCGTGATGATCTTTACGAAGGTTATCAAGAGATCATGGTTTCCTCTGAGCAAATCGATCAGTTCTACAAAGAGAAGCGTTTTGCAACCGAAGTGAAACTTTACGGCAATCAGTATGTGATCATGAAAGATCAAGCAAATCCAAATCACTCGGCGATTGGTCGTTACAGCTTGGCGGAAAAAGCCATTGTGCCTTTGAATCAAGCCGCGGATTCAATCTGGGGAATTCATGCTCGCAACGTCGAGCAGGCTTTTGCTTTGGATTGTCTTTTGAATGACGAAATCATGTTTGTTTCTTTGGTGGGTAAAGCGGGTACCGGTAAAACTTTGATGGCAATTGCTGCGGGTCTTCATAAGACTTTGGATCAAGGCCAATTCCAAAGATTGCTCGTTTCGCGTCCAATTTTCCCAATGGGCCGCGACATCGGTTACTTGCCAGGGGATATTGAACAGAAATTGAACCCGTGGATGCAGCCTATCTTCGATAACGTTGAGTTCTTGATGGGTTCAGACAAGAAAGCGGCGGGTCGTGCGCAAGAATTAATCAATCAAGGGATGCTCAATATTGAGCCTTTGACTTACATTCGCGGTCGCAGCATTCCGAAGCAGTACCTGATTGTGGACGAAGCACAAAACTTGACTCCGCACGAGATCAAGACAATTGTTACCCGTGCCGGAAAAGGGACCAAAGTAGTCCTCACCGGTGACGTTTATCAGATCGATAATCCTTATGTGGACTCTGCGAACAGTGGTTTGACTTACGCAGTGGAGAGATTCAAAGGGCATCCAATTGCGGCCCATGTAACTCTCACAAAAGGTGAAAGATCAGAGCTGGCTGAGCTGGCTGCAAATATTCTTTAG
- a CDS encoding TonB family protein yields the protein MKRVLEAIFASFIFHFLLLLGVVLLAPRFENKPPEVIEISLAPPPKTEQRNATKKEQQVVRQALVPDRMKAPEDETLARFLSEQKQRVKQETQAADNGMTENRSNQSSQKSPQKQEQKPQQKQQAQKEQTQEKDKDGYRTVDISKELNEMNRLNEGRSMVGESLPTDVKVGSFTALNTDRYLFYTFYARIEELVRFRWESRVQQAIDSFDRMTAVNAGGKNWNTQVEFLLDRKGFLQKAIIMKESGIKSFDAAAVNAFKEARIFPNPPQEMVQDDGYIHLKFTFTVNYRPPVLVDRN from the coding sequence ATGAAACGTGTTTTAGAGGCCATATTTGCCAGTTTTATATTCCACTTCCTGCTTCTGCTGGGTGTGGTTCTCTTGGCACCGCGTTTTGAAAACAAGCCTCCGGAAGTCATTGAAATCTCTTTGGCTCCTCCACCAAAAACTGAACAGAGGAACGCCACGAAAAAAGAACAACAGGTGGTTCGCCAAGCGCTGGTTCCGGATCGCATGAAAGCCCCCGAAGATGAAACCTTGGCGCGCTTTCTTTCAGAACAAAAACAAAGAGTGAAGCAGGAAACTCAAGCTGCAGATAACGGTATGACTGAAAATCGCAGCAACCAGTCTTCGCAAAAATCACCACAGAAACAAGAACAGAAGCCTCAACAAAAACAGCAGGCGCAAAAAGAACAAACTCAAGAAAAAGATAAAGACGGCTACAGAACTGTCGACATCTCAAAAGAACTCAACGAAATGAATCGCCTGAACGAGGGCCGCTCCATGGTTGGTGAATCTTTGCCCACTGACGTGAAAGTCGGTTCTTTCACCGCGCTCAATACGGATAGATATTTATTTTATACATTCTATGCGCGCATTGAAGAACTCGTAAGATTTCGCTGGGAATCTCGAGTGCAACAGGCTATCGACAGCTTTGACAGAATGACGGCGGTCAACGCCGGCGGCAAAAACTGGAACACTCAGGTTGAGTTTTTGCTGGATAGGAAAGGCTTTCTTCAAAAAGCCATCATCATGAAAGAATCAGGGATTAAGTCTTTCGATGCGGCCGCGGTCAACGCTTTCAAAGAAGCACGAATTTTTCCGAATCCACCGCAAGAAATGGTTCAAGACGATGGTTACATCCATCTGAAATTTACCTTCACGGTGAATTATCGTCCGCCCGTCCTCGTAGATCGCAATTAA
- a CDS encoding BLUF domain-containing protein, with translation MPKPIFQLVYLSHAVEDISYTDIRDILDVSRAHNAKEDITGVLIYREGYFLQVLEGNKESVLKLVAKIKDDDRNFKLRVLLEADSPVRLFADWSMAFLDGDIQANSTVDLIELFELCLKSGMSDKVVIQTMVRKFRASAPEFK, from the coding sequence ATGCCTAAACCTATCTTTCAGCTCGTTTATTTAAGTCATGCCGTTGAGGATATTAGCTATACTGATATTCGCGATATCCTCGACGTCTCTCGCGCGCATAACGCCAAAGAAGATATCACTGGTGTTTTGATCTATCGCGAAGGCTACTTCCTTCAGGTCCTAGAAGGAAACAAAGAGTCAGTTTTAAAATTAGTCGCAAAAATTAAAGATGACGATCGCAATTTCAAATTGCGTGTGTTGCTTGAAGCTGACAGTCCCGTGCGATTGTTCGCGGATTGGTCCATGGCCTTTCTGGATGGCGATATCCAGGCAAATTCAACAGTGGATCTCATAGAGCTTTTTGAACTGTGCCTAAAATCCGGCATGAGCGACAAAGTCGTTATCCAAACAATGGTCCGCAAGTTCCGCGCCTCCGCTCCTGAATTTAAATAA
- a CDS encoding acetyl-CoA C-acetyltransferase → MKTKQMRPVAILAGSRTPFTKSFTNYNRISNQTMMTATIRDLVWKTNLVGKRLGDVSTGAVMKNASDWNMTRESVLGAGLNPHTPGYDVQRACGTGLETAWQIGLKIASGAIESGIAGGTDTNSDIAGVLPHEFSWIMMDAQKEKTLLGRIKKFAEIKPKYLMPQFPAVMEPRTGLSMGQHTEKMVKEWGITQLEQDKLALQSHLNADRAWKDGFFNDLVFEFNGLKKDSLVRGDTSLEKLTKLKPAFDFTGQGTLTAGNSTALTDGASAVLLGSEEFAKQQNLPVLAYLVDAEVAAVDYVAGEGLLMAPTYAIARMLRRNNLTLQDFDFYEIHEAFAGQVLCTLKALESEDYCKNKLGEPKALGSIDRAKMNVNGGSLALGHPFAATGGRILISLAKMLSQKGSGRGLISICTAGGMGVTAIVER, encoded by the coding sequence ATGAAAACAAAGCAGATGCGTCCCGTAGCTATTCTTGCAGGTTCCAGAACTCCATTTACAAAGTCCTTTACGAACTACAACCGTATTTCAAATCAAACTATGATGACCGCAACGATTCGCGATCTGGTTTGGAAAACTAATTTGGTGGGGAAGCGTCTGGGAGATGTTTCCACGGGTGCGGTTATGAAGAATGCCTCTGACTGGAACATGACCCGGGAGTCTGTTTTGGGGGCGGGTTTGAATCCTCACACTCCTGGTTATGATGTGCAAAGAGCTTGTGGTACCGGTCTTGAGACAGCTTGGCAGATTGGTTTGAAGATTGCCTCAGGCGCTATCGAGAGCGGCATCGCGGGTGGTACAGACACCAACAGCGATATCGCCGGTGTTCTGCCTCATGAGTTTTCCTGGATCATGATGGACGCACAAAAAGAAAAGACTCTGCTTGGGCGAATCAAAAAATTTGCAGAAATTAAACCGAAATATTTGATGCCGCAATTCCCAGCGGTGATGGAACCTCGCACAGGTTTATCCATGGGCCAGCATACAGAAAAAATGGTGAAAGAGTGGGGGATCACACAGCTGGAGCAGGATAAGTTGGCTTTGCAAAGTCATCTCAATGCCGATCGAGCTTGGAAGGATGGTTTTTTCAATGACTTGGTTTTTGAATTCAATGGCTTGAAGAAAGACAGTCTTGTGCGCGGCGATACCAGTCTTGAAAAGTTGACGAAGCTGAAACCAGCTTTTGATTTCACCGGACAAGGAACTTTAACTGCCGGGAATAGCACGGCCTTAACGGATGGAGCCTCTGCCGTTTTGTTGGGGAGCGAAGAGTTTGCAAAACAACAGAACCTTCCAGTCTTGGCCTATTTGGTTGATGCGGAAGTGGCTGCTGTTGACTATGTCGCGGGGGAAGGACTTCTCATGGCTCCGACTTACGCGATTGCGCGAATGCTGCGTAGAAATAATCTGACTCTGCAGGATTTTGATTTTTACGAAATCCATGAAGCTTTTGCAGGACAAGTTCTTTGCACATTGAAAGCCTTGGAGTCCGAGGACTACTGCAAAAATAAATTGGGTGAGCCGAAAGCACTTGGTTCTATTGATCGCGCCAAAATGAATGTGAACGGTGGAAGCTTGGCCCTAGGGCACCCCTTTGCAGCGACGGGCGGACGTATTTTAATCAGCCTTGCAAAGATGCTATCGCAAAAAGGTTCCGGCCGTGGGCTGA
- a CDS encoding MaoC family dehydratase: MAGRNVDVGFTNSITVKVTDKMVQQFAELSGDYNPIHMNEEFAAKTRFGRRIAHGMISGALISRALVECIGGAGVYLGQSLKFVNPVFIDDTITVTIKITAVRKEKGIATVETNVTKENGDMVVKGEAVIMVGADMEHA; this comes from the coding sequence ATGGCAGGAAGAAACGTTGACGTTGGATTTACGAACTCGATTACTGTAAAAGTGACTGACAAAATGGTTCAGCAGTTTGCAGAGTTATCTGGCGATTATAATCCAATTCATATGAACGAAGAATTTGCTGCCAAGACTCGCTTTGGACGCCGTATTGCTCACGGTATGATTTCGGGTGCGTTGATTTCTCGCGCACTTGTCGAATGTATTGGTGGCGCCGGCGTTTATTTGGGTCAATCTTTGAAATTCGTGAACCCAGTGTTCATTGACGACACGATCACTGTGACGATCAAGATCACTGCGGTTCGCAAAGAAAAAGGTATCGCAACTGTTGAAACGAATGTGACCAAAGAAAATGGTGACATGGTTGTAAAAGGCGAAGCTGTGATCATGGTCGGCGCCGACATGGAACATGCCTAA
- a CDS encoding outer membrane protein, translated as MKRLSLFLVAALSLASLSANAMYTELGASYGYKTQTYDANNNNRTESLTGSISLYFWERIALELSYTDATAIVESKAYTADPKRTTKQQSQIMGADLIFILADKKALFQPYIKGGMAQIKRTQTIKIEGQDTYSNDPENAVAPSYGVGLKVSLTDSFGLKFSYDAWKTPVGNDTQTDDSAFRAGITWVL; from the coding sequence ATGAAAAGATTATCTCTGTTCTTGGTCGCAGCACTTAGTTTGGCTTCACTTTCAGCAAATGCAATGTACACCGAGCTTGGTGCCTCTTACGGTTACAAAACTCAAACTTATGATGCCAACAATAACAATAGAACTGAATCCTTAACCGGCTCTATCTCTTTATACTTCTGGGAGCGCATTGCTCTGGAACTGAGCTACACGGACGCAACAGCGATAGTGGAATCCAAAGCCTACACGGCGGATCCTAAACGTACCACAAAACAGCAATCGCAAATTATGGGTGCCGACTTGATTTTCATCTTGGCAGACAAGAAGGCACTTTTCCAACCGTATATCAAAGGTGGAATGGCGCAAATCAAACGTACGCAGACTATCAAAATCGAAGGTCAAGACACTTACTCGAACGATCCTGAGAACGCCGTGGCACCCAGCTATGGTGTGGGTTTAAAGGTCTCTTTAACAGACAGCTTCGGACTGAAATTCAGCTATGATGCCTGGAAGACTCCGGTAGGTAACGACACACAAACTGACGACTCCGCATTCCGCGCCGGTATCACTTGGGTTCTGTAA
- a CDS encoding PilZ domain-containing protein has translation MGKVLEFNTRLRSENSLEKNTKVAEVYDITEARQEILSRDRREVKRTILTEFVGAFVILPEKGLMKVALYDISENGLAFELDMLEGSFQQGEEVAMRVYLNHTTYFPFTIRVSNGRVIEEEGVVRHGANFVKGTMNDVALHHFVKFIETVSASLKTDSGDVVVSHIS, from the coding sequence ATGGGGAAAGTTCTCGAGTTTAACACGCGCCTAAGATCTGAAAACTCTTTGGAAAAAAACACTAAAGTAGCAGAGGTCTATGATATTACTGAGGCACGTCAAGAAATCCTGAGCAGAGACCGCCGTGAAGTGAAACGAACTATTTTGACAGAGTTCGTGGGTGCTTTTGTGATCCTTCCTGAAAAAGGCCTGATGAAGGTTGCCTTGTATGACATCTCTGAAAATGGTTTGGCTTTTGAATTGGATATGCTTGAAGGCTCTTTCCAGCAAGGTGAAGAAGTAGCAATGCGTGTGTACTTAAATCACACCACTTATTTCCCATTCACGATTCGTGTTTCCAATGGTCGTGTGATTGAAGAAGAAGGCGTTGTTCGTCATGGTGCTAATTTTGTAAAAGGCACGATGAATGATGTTGCGCTCCATCATTTTGTGAAGTTCATTGAGACTGTCAGCGCTAGTCTGAAAACAGATTCAGGCGATGTCGTAGTTTCTCATATCTCTTAA
- the msrB gene encoding peptide-methionine (R)-S-oxide reductase MsrB produces the protein MSEKPLKCGLPKDEAELRKLLTPEQYKIMVENGTEAPFRNAYWDNHEAGIYLDAISGEPLFSSEDKFDSGTGWPSFTRPITPEAVVELPDYSHGMTRIEVRAKSSNSHLGHIFDDGPGPTGLRYCINSASLKFVPKKKE, from the coding sequence ATGAGTGAAAAACCCTTGAAGTGTGGACTTCCCAAAGATGAAGCTGAATTACGAAAACTTCTCACGCCTGAGCAGTATAAGATCATGGTCGAGAACGGCACCGAGGCCCCATTTAGAAATGCTTATTGGGACAACCACGAAGCTGGAATCTATTTAGATGCCATTTCTGGAGAGCCTTTGTTTTCGAGTGAAGACAAGTTTGATTCCGGTACAGGATGGCCCAGCTTTACTCGCCCGATCACACCAGAAGCGGTTGTCGAACTGCCTGACTATTCTCACGGTATGACTCGCATAGAAGTCCGAGCTAAAAGTTCCAATTCCCATTTAGGTCATATCTTTGATGATGGACCAGGACCAACAGGTCTTCGTTACTGCATAAACTCCGCATCACTAAAATTCGTACCGAAGAAAAAAGAGTAG
- a CDS encoding clostripain-related cysteine peptidase, which produces MNHHLSRVLVCLLLLIGTSYSHAAEEMKEWNFLVYINGVNNLDSFGAQNINQMEEVGSSDKMNILVQWGSAKNPNVTRLLVKKDSDKKNVTSPVVQNLGGADMGDWKELVRFVEWSNQNYPAKHYFIVVWDHGSGWHIAKANNTGTHIQDISWDDRTGNYMTTEQLAQAMSESAKIIGHKVDIYASDACLMGMVEVASEMQTAVQYYVGSQDVEPGAGWPYNTFLSKWSSQIDSLSAKQVATLLSKDYAAAYNGGIYGKRPVTMSAYDMSYISAYEQAFKKVGQELSNLNAADIAKANRAASATKYFTNWDYRDSLDFLTQLEKNGVTAGSFADLRAAQNNFVMSNDQTQDQKTWGVSVWLPTSSSDYDTYAQRYEGLKFHQNSGWGSFLKRLIKK; this is translated from the coding sequence ATGAACCACCACTTGTCGCGCGTTTTAGTATGTCTTCTTTTGTTGATCGGCACGTCGTATTCGCACGCTGCTGAAGAAATGAAAGAATGGAACTTTCTAGTTTACATTAATGGCGTTAATAACCTGGATAGCTTCGGTGCTCAGAATATCAATCAAATGGAAGAAGTCGGTTCTTCTGACAAAATGAATATCCTGGTGCAATGGGGTTCCGCTAAAAATCCCAACGTCACAAGACTTCTGGTCAAAAAAGACAGCGACAAGAAAAATGTAACCTCACCCGTTGTGCAAAACCTTGGCGGTGCGGACATGGGCGACTGGAAAGAACTTGTTCGCTTCGTTGAATGGTCAAATCAAAACTACCCGGCAAAGCACTACTTCATCGTAGTTTGGGATCACGGCAGCGGTTGGCATATCGCGAAAGCTAACAACACCGGCACGCACATCCAGGATATCTCTTGGGATGATCGCACTGGCAACTATATGACGACAGAACAACTTGCTCAGGCTATGAGTGAATCTGCAAAGATCATCGGTCATAAAGTTGATATCTATGCATCGGACGCTTGCTTGATGGGAATGGTCGAAGTTGCCTCTGAAATGCAAACTGCAGTTCAGTACTATGTGGGTTCTCAGGATGTTGAGCCCGGTGCAGGCTGGCCGTACAATACTTTCCTGAGCAAATGGTCTTCACAAATTGATTCACTCAGTGCGAAACAAGTCGCAACTTTACTTTCTAAAGACTACGCGGCTGCCTATAACGGTGGAATCTATGGTAAAAGACCTGTCACTATGTCGGCCTACGATATGTCTTATATCTCAGCTTACGAACAAGCCTTCAAGAAAGTGGGCCAAGAGCTTAGCAACTTGAACGCGGCTGATATTGCAAAGGCCAACAGAGCGGCTTCGGCAACGAAGTACTTTACGAACTGGGACTACAGAGACTCTCTTGATTTCCTCACTCAACTTGAAAAAAATGGGGTGACGGCGGGTTCATTTGCAGATCTTCGCGCAGCTCAGAACAACTTCGTTATGTCGAACGATCAAACTCAAGACCAAAAAACTTGGGGTGTATCCGTTTGGCTTCCAACCAGCAGCAGTGACTACGACACTTACGCTCAACGCTATGAAGGTTTGAAGTTCCATCAAAATTCTGGATGGGGTTCATTCCTGAAAAGACTGATCAAGAAATAG
- a CDS encoding aminopeptidase — translation MFSSAYNQMKLLNSRIPIDEALKDPNISPEEKKKLELAQKARAFAENDLHLKATKNYTSYVKLDRPYVTYVVSAAYKWELKHYQWSYPFVGKMPYKGYFNEDDAKNEEVELKKEDLDTYMRGVAAYSTLGWFKDPLLSSMLRYTDYDLVNTIIHETVHATLYIKHEADFNERLANFLGNKGAEMYYLKTEGPDSKTLQEVKKDNADDKLFSEFISKELKDLGEWYKNLPANDHAEEKRTERLADIQKRFKEQVLPKMQTKGYEKFSSAKLNNARLLVFKTYMQDLSDFEKLYELSGRDFSKFIEKCKELEGAKDPSSKLKEIIAHI, via the coding sequence TTGTTCTCGTCAGCTTACAATCAGATGAAACTTCTGAACAGTCGCATACCGATTGATGAAGCACTTAAAGATCCAAATATTTCACCGGAAGAAAAAAAGAAACTGGAACTCGCGCAAAAAGCGCGTGCTTTTGCTGAAAACGATCTTCATCTGAAAGCCACCAAGAACTATACCTCTTATGTCAAATTAGATCGTCCCTACGTCACCTATGTCGTAAGTGCAGCTTACAAATGGGAGCTTAAGCACTACCAGTGGTCTTATCCTTTTGTCGGCAAGATGCCCTACAAAGGATATTTCAATGAGGACGATGCCAAAAATGAAGAAGTGGAATTAAAAAAGGAAGATTTGGATACTTATATGCGTGGGGTTGCCGCTTACAGCACACTGGGATGGTTTAAAGATCCACTCCTAAGCTCGATGCTACGCTATACTGATTATGATCTGGTCAACACAATCATCCATGAAACTGTGCACGCAACTTTGTACATTAAGCACGAAGCGGACTTCAACGAACGCCTGGCCAACTTCCTGGGCAACAAGGGTGCAGAGATGTACTACTTGAAAACTGAAGGCCCCGACTCCAAAACACTCCAAGAAGTTAAAAAAGACAACGCTGACGACAAGTTGTTTTCAGAATTCATCTCCAAAGAACTTAAAGACCTGGGCGAGTGGTATAAAAACCTGCCTGCAAACGATCACGCCGAGGAAAAGCGCACCGAGCGCCTGGCTGACATTCAAAAAAGATTTAAAGAACAGGTCCTGCCTAAAATGCAAACCAAGGGCTATGAAAAGTTCAGCAGTGCCAAGCTGAACAATGCGCGCCTGCTTGTATTTAAAACTTATATGCAAGACTTGAGTGATTTCGAAAAACTTTATGAGCTTTCAGGTCGCGACTTCAGCAAGTTCATCGAAAAGTGCAAAGAACTTGAAGGAGCCAAAGATCCCTCAAGTAAACTCAAAGAGATTATCGCACATATTTAA
- a CDS encoding HNH endonuclease, which yields MDIKLFSNSELMTRFGKLVQTERKITHLVLECIAEIDTRKIYLERAYPSLYEFLVNEFGYSPSSAVRRIESARLLRDVPEMSQKIEAGALNLSQLSKVQQAIRTVQKTEDRKMDAAEKRDLLKKIEYTTQNQTELILAQELSLPIFSEEREKIHRNESVTLTITFTKEQMALLEQVQDMIAHSVPDKKWSAVLSYLAQKEVERRTQTKRKEVQKSFCSPPKEDRSYIRKTIRPNLRKSILGQGKCCEYQDPLTKKICGSTRFLQIDHIQPVWAGGDNSPQNLKVLCQQHNSFKYAKESGLHPLRV from the coding sequence ATGGATATCAAATTGTTTTCAAACTCAGAACTCATGACTCGATTTGGAAAACTTGTCCAAACCGAAAGAAAGATCACTCATTTGGTTCTTGAGTGCATTGCCGAAATTGATACGCGGAAAATATATCTGGAAAGAGCCTACCCCAGCCTTTATGAATTCTTGGTAAACGAATTTGGTTATAGCCCCTCATCGGCTGTTCGCAGAATTGAATCCGCTCGACTTCTTCGAGATGTTCCAGAAATGTCCCAGAAAATAGAAGCCGGAGCCTTGAACCTTTCGCAGCTTTCAAAAGTTCAACAAGCGATTCGTACTGTTCAAAAGACCGAGGATCGCAAGATGGATGCTGCAGAAAAACGAGATCTTCTAAAAAAGATTGAATATACCACGCAAAACCAAACGGAACTGATTCTGGCACAAGAGCTGTCGCTGCCTATATTTTCAGAGGAGCGCGAAAAAATTCATCGTAATGAATCCGTGACTTTGACCATCACATTTACAAAGGAACAAATGGCCTTGTTAGAGCAAGTCCAAGATATGATCGCGCATAGTGTTCCAGATAAGAAGTGGTCTGCGGTATTGAGTTATCTTGCTCAGAAAGAAGTTGAACGACGAACCCAAACTAAACGTAAAGAGGTGCAAAAATCTTTCTGCAGTCCCCCTAAAGAGGATCGCTCTTACATTAGAAAAACCATCCGCCCCAATCTTCGAAAATCCATTTTGGGACAGGGAAAATGCTGTGAGTATCAAGATCCCCTGACAAAGAAAATCTGCGGCAGCACTCGCTTCTTGCAGATTGATCACATCCAACCTGTCTGGGCTGGCGGCGACAACAGTCCTCAAAATTTAAAGGTGCTTTGCCAACAGCACAATAGTTTCAAATATGCGAAGGAGTCAGGACTACACCCGCTACGGGTGTGA